A window of Gammaproteobacteria bacterium contains these coding sequences:
- the hflC gene encoding protease modulator HflC, whose product MSGVKSLGVVLAIVVLVASFSVFIVNEKEKAIMFRLGEIVDDQFAPGIHFKIPIVNNVRKFDSRVLTVDARPEEYLTSEKKNVTVDSFIKWRVNDVAQYYKSMGGDERRASNRISQIIKDGLRNEFGKRTIQEAVSGERSQIMNSILVNAAKQASEFGIEIVDVRIKRIDLPRDVSSSVYQRMEAERARVAKDFRSRGAEEAERIRADADRQSEILLAEAYRDAEQIRGQGDASAAKIYADAYNKDSEFYALYRSLSAYRSTFKDKQDFVVIQPDAEFFKYFNNAGK is encoded by the coding sequence ATGAGTGGTGTTAAGTCCTTAGGTGTTGTTTTGGCGATTGTTGTGCTGGTGGCTTCATTTTCGGTATTCATCGTAAACGAAAAGGAAAAGGCGATCATGTTTCGCCTGGGTGAAATCGTTGATGATCAGTTTGCGCCAGGCATACATTTCAAGATTCCGATTGTGAATAACGTTCGTAAATTCGACTCGCGTGTACTGACAGTAGATGCTCGTCCAGAAGAGTATCTCACCAGTGAAAAGAAAAACGTCACTGTAGACTCGTTTATCAAATGGCGTGTCAACGACGTCGCGCAATATTATAAATCCATGGGTGGTGATGAGCGCAGAGCATCGAATCGAATTTCGCAAATTATCAAAGACGGTCTGCGTAACGAGTTCGGTAAGCGAACTATCCAGGAAGCGGTGTCCGGTGAGCGTTCACAGATTATGAACAGCATATTGGTAAATGCCGCCAAGCAGGCAAGTGAATTCGGTATCGAAATCGTCGATGTGCGTATCAAGCGTATTGACCTTCCTCGAGACGTCAGTAGTTCCGTCTATCAACGTATGGAAGCCGAACGCGCGCGTGTTGCCAAAGATTTCCGCTCACGAGGTGCGGAGGAAGCAGAACGTATACGTGCGGATGCAGACCGACAGAGTGAAATCTTGCTGGCAGAGGCCTATCGTGATGCAGAACAGATTCGTGGTCAGGGTGATGCAAGCGCGGCCAAGATTTACGCAGATGCATACAACAAAGACAGTGAATTCTACGCTTTGTATCGCAGTTTGAGCGCCTATCGTTCGACGTTCAAAGACAAACAGGATTTCGTCGTGATACAGCCCGACGCAGAATTCTTTAAATATTTTAATAACGCAGGTAAGTAA
- a CDS encoding adenylosuccinate synthase — protein sequence MSKNIVVIGSQWGDEGKGKIVDLLTDRVGAVARFQGGHNAGHTLVVGNKKTVLHLIPSGILRDNVQCLIGNGVVLAPDALMKEIEMLESNGVPARERLRVSAACPLILPYHIRLDQAREKARGKAAIGTTGRGIGPAYEDKVARRALRLADLFHRERFSAKLGEVLDYHNFVLQHYFKEEPVDFQQTLEHALSFQETIAPMVADIPELLDDYRKRNISVLFEGAQGALLDIDHGTYPYVTSSNTTAGGASAGTGVGPLYFDYVLGITKAYTTRVGAGPFPTELEDAVGQHLAKKGHEFGSTTGRARRCGWFDAVALRRSIQINSVSGLCITKLDVLDGLDSINIGVGYKVDGVDQIAPPIGAEAYTQCEPVYETMPGWSESTVGVKSFDNLPVNAQNYLRRIAEICEAPIAMVSTGPERTETIILEDLYQS from the coding sequence ATGAGCAAGAATATTGTAGTAATCGGAAGTCAATGGGGTGACGAAGGCAAAGGCAAGATTGTTGATTTGCTGACAGACAGAGTAGGGGCAGTAGCGCGTTTCCAGGGCGGACACAATGCTGGCCATACACTCGTCGTAGGGAATAAAAAAACCGTTTTGCATTTGATTCCATCGGGCATTTTGCGTGATAACGTACAGTGTTTGATCGGCAATGGCGTGGTGTTAGCCCCCGATGCCTTGATGAAAGAAATCGAAATGCTTGAGAGTAACGGCGTTCCGGCGCGTGAAAGACTGCGTGTAAGTGCGGCCTGTCCTCTGATACTCCCGTACCATATCAGACTCGACCAGGCGCGTGAAAAGGCGCGTGGAAAAGCGGCGATTGGCACTACCGGCCGTGGCATCGGGCCGGCCTACGAAGACAAAGTCGCGCGACGTGCATTGCGACTAGCGGATCTATTTCATCGCGAGCGTTTCTCGGCCAAACTCGGTGAAGTTCTCGATTATCACAATTTTGTTCTACAACATTATTTCAAAGAAGAGCCCGTCGATTTTCAGCAAACACTGGAACATGCACTGAGTTTTCAGGAAACTATCGCGCCGATGGTCGCAGATATTCCAGAGCTGCTTGATGACTATCGTAAGCGTAATATTTCAGTATTGTTCGAGGGTGCACAGGGTGCTTTACTAGATATCGATCACGGCACCTATCCGTATGTAACATCGTCGAACACTACTGCCGGTGGCGCATCAGCAGGTACTGGTGTGGGACCACTCTATTTTGATTACGTACTTGGTATCACCAAGGCCTATACCACACGCGTGGGCGCCGGTCCTTTTCCGACGGAATTGGAAGATGCAGTAGGTCAACATCTGGCGAAGAAAGGGCACGAATTCGGATCAACCACGGGTCGTGCGCGACGTTGTGGCTGGTTTGATGCGGTTGCCTTGCGTCGTTCGATACAGATTAATAGCGTAAGCGGGTTGTGCATTACCAAGCTCGATGTGTTGGATGGACTGGATAGCATAAACATTGGAGTTGGATATAAGGTGGATGGCGTTGATCAAATCGCGCCACCTATTGGTGCTGAAGCCTATACTCAGTGCGAACCGGTTTACGAAACGATGCCAGGCTGGTCTGAGTCAACTGTCGGTGTAAAGTCTTTCGATAACTTACCGGTTAACGCACAAAATTACCTCAGACGTATTGCTGAAATTTGCGAGGCGCCAATTGCCATGGTTTCCACTGGACCAGAGCGTACGGAAACTATCATTCTTGAAGATCTTTACCAGTCTTGA
- the rnr gene encoding ribonuclease R encodes MSNNQRFTDDPNAGREAEKYEKPVPSREFILQILEDIGHPLHLGDIASHFDIVDDDEMEGLRRRLRAMERDGQLIRNRRGAYGVTRKMDLIRGRVIGHRDGYGFLVPDDGGEDLFLSAKRMRGILNGDRIVARVAGVDKRGRKEGAPVEVLERANEQIVGRYRQEHGVSFVSPSNQRINQDILISPENRSSAIDGQIVVVQIIEHPTWRSAPIGKIVEVLGDEMAPGMEVDIALRTYQIPFEWPDDVKKEIQDFNKEVPEAAKQGREDLRATPLVTIDGEDSRDFDDAVFCEPHGKGFRLIVAIADVSHYVKPDSALDLEAQQRGNSVYFPGTVIPMLPEVLSNGLCSLNPQVDRLCMACEMIVSASGTVKSYRFFEGVMRSHARLTYNEVAAMVVERDMTVRRQYEHLTEHLDHLYALYKSFASRREKRGVIEFDTIETRIVFGEHRKIERIVPVVRNDAHKIIEECMVAANVAAAEYLEEHEIPILFRVHQGPTEEKLEYLREFLGEFGLYLGGGNDPEPKHYAKLIREIRERPDAQMIETVLLRSLSQAVYCPENSGHFGLAYDAYTHFTSPIRRYPDLLVHRALRHLIQGKSAKAFNYSFEEMERLGEGCSMTERRADDATRDALDWLKCEFLQDKVGEEFDGKVAAVTSFGLFVQLNDFFVEGLVHVTALDNDYYHYDPAKHRLVGERSRKIYRLSDELRVRVVRVDLDDKKIDFELASRVQEGKPPSSKQGKHRDADRSEKPGKSEKKARKKTGRKKSTAKAKKKSRR; translated from the coding sequence TTGTCAAACAATCAGCGTTTCACTGACGACCCAAACGCCGGCCGAGAGGCCGAAAAATATGAAAAGCCTGTACCCAGTCGGGAGTTTATCCTGCAAATCCTTGAAGACATTGGGCATCCTTTGCATTTAGGTGATATCGCCTCACATTTTGACATTGTTGATGATGATGAAATGGAAGGGCTGCGCCGTCGTTTGCGTGCCATGGAAAGAGATGGACAACTGATACGTAATCGCCGTGGCGCCTACGGTGTTACCCGTAAGATGGATCTTATTCGTGGTCGCGTAATAGGTCATCGTGATGGCTACGGATTCCTGGTGCCTGACGATGGTGGTGAAGACCTTTTTCTTTCTGCTAAACGTATGCGAGGTATTCTTAACGGCGACAGAATCGTCGCGCGTGTCGCTGGTGTAGACAAGCGAGGGCGTAAAGAAGGCGCACCGGTCGAAGTGTTAGAAAGGGCAAATGAACAGATAGTCGGTCGTTATCGGCAGGAGCATGGGGTTAGTTTCGTATCTCCCAGCAATCAGCGTATAAACCAGGATATTTTAATTTCTCCGGAAAATCGCTCCAGTGCCATAGATGGTCAGATCGTAGTCGTGCAAATTATCGAGCATCCCACTTGGCGTTCGGCACCGATAGGTAAGATAGTCGAAGTGCTGGGTGATGAGATGGCACCGGGCATGGAGGTTGATATTGCCCTGCGTACCTATCAGATTCCTTTTGAATGGCCTGATGACGTAAAAAAAGAAATACAGGACTTTAACAAAGAAGTACCTGAAGCGGCTAAACAAGGTCGCGAAGATTTACGCGCAACACCGTTAGTCACGATAGATGGTGAAGATTCTCGCGATTTCGACGACGCGGTATTTTGTGAACCTCACGGAAAAGGTTTTCGCCTCATAGTTGCAATAGCGGATGTTTCCCATTACGTAAAACCCGATTCTGCGCTGGATCTCGAAGCCCAGCAAAGAGGGAATTCGGTCTATTTTCCCGGCACTGTGATTCCGATGTTACCGGAAGTATTGTCCAATGGACTGTGTTCGTTGAATCCGCAAGTCGACCGTTTGTGTATGGCGTGTGAAATGATTGTCTCTGCCAGCGGAACAGTAAAAAGCTATCGCTTCTTCGAAGGCGTTATGCGTTCACATGCGCGACTGACGTATAACGAAGTCGCGGCCATGGTTGTCGAGCGTGATATGACTGTTCGTCGGCAATACGAACATCTCACCGAACATCTTGATCATTTATATGCTTTATATAAATCGTTTGCCTCCCGCCGCGAAAAGCGTGGCGTCATTGAGTTTGATACCATCGAAACACGCATCGTGTTTGGTGAGCATCGTAAAATTGAACGCATCGTACCAGTCGTGCGTAACGACGCGCATAAAATTATTGAAGAGTGCATGGTCGCGGCCAATGTTGCGGCAGCTGAATATCTGGAAGAACACGAAATCCCCATTCTGTTCCGCGTACATCAGGGGCCTACCGAAGAAAAGCTGGAATATTTGCGTGAATTTCTTGGAGAGTTTGGGCTCTATCTCGGCGGCGGTAACGATCCCGAGCCAAAACATTATGCCAAGTTGATACGCGAAATTCGCGAGCGTCCAGACGCTCAAATGATAGAAACAGTATTGTTACGAAGCCTGAGTCAGGCGGTCTATTGTCCCGAAAATAGCGGTCACTTTGGATTGGCCTATGATGCGTATACGCACTTTACGTCGCCGATTCGACGTTATCCCGATTTGCTCGTACATCGCGCATTGAGACATTTAATTCAGGGCAAATCAGCCAAAGCATTTAATTACAGCTTTGAAGAAATGGAGCGCCTCGGCGAAGGCTGTTCGATGACTGAACGACGCGCCGACGACGCTACTCGCGACGCGCTCGACTGGTTGAAATGTGAATTCCTGCAAGACAAAGTGGGTGAGGAGTTTGATGGTAAAGTTGCAGCGGTAACGAGTTTCGGTTTATTCGTTCAGCTCAATGATTTCTTTGTCGAAGGCTTAGTGCATGTTACCGCACTGGATAACGACTACTATCATTATGATCCTGCCAAGCATCGTCTGGTTGGCGAGCGTAGTCGAAAAATCTATCGATTGTCTGATGAATTGCGCGTACGGGTAGTGCGGGTAGATTTGGATGACAAAAAGATCGATTTCGAGCTGGCGAGCCGTGTACAGGAAGGAAAGCCTCCTTCGAGTAAGCAAGGGAAACACCGTGACGCAGATAGGTCCGAAAAACCGGGCAAGTCTGAAAAAAAGGCGCGTAAAAAGACCGGCAGGAAAAAATCCACTGCCAAAGCAAAAAAGAAATCGCGTAGGTAA
- a CDS encoding ATP phosphoribosyltransferase regulatory subunit, which produces MNVDKPWLLPDGIDEFLPPQAIRLEHMRRHLLKLFHSWGYELVIPPMVEFLDSLVVGKAGDLESNTFKLTDSASGKLIGVRADITPQVSRIDAHRLKSEGTSRLCYFGHVLLTRPRELGGSRNPVQCGAELYGYEGIAADLEIINMMMEALRAAKRDNCYIDLGHVGIFRSLTRQADLSAVTEAHLFDALQRKAQPEIDEILKSVANQSATKMLASLTRLNGGVEVLDEAADVLSHADEAVKKALGDLQEIAQGFKKRWPDKYLNIDLAELRGYAYHTGIVFGAYAPGYGQAIAVGGRYDGIGEVFGRHRPATGFSLDLTAIMGLDENIADKRSGVFAPSSDDARLAKKVAELRAQGERVIQALPGEEDASVVYCDRVLVNEDNNWMIKNLRK; this is translated from the coding sequence ATGAATGTGGACAAACCCTGGTTGCTGCCTGATGGCATAGATGAATTTTTACCGCCACAGGCCATAAGGCTTGAGCACATGCGCCGTCATCTACTCAAACTGTTCCACTCCTGGGGATACGAACTGGTTATCCCACCGATGGTTGAGTTTCTTGATTCTCTCGTAGTGGGCAAGGCAGGTGACCTTGAATCCAATACCTTTAAATTGACCGACTCGGCCAGTGGCAAATTGATCGGCGTACGCGCCGACATCACGCCTCAAGTATCACGTATTGATGCCCACCGTCTAAAATCCGAGGGTACATCACGTTTGTGTTACTTTGGCCATGTATTGCTGACGAGGCCGCGCGAACTCGGCGGTTCACGTAACCCGGTACAATGTGGCGCTGAGCTATATGGCTATGAAGGTATAGCGGCCGATCTGGAAATCATCAATATGATGATGGAGGCATTGCGCGCGGCAAAACGTGATAACTGCTATATTGATCTTGGTCATGTCGGAATATTTCGTAGTCTGACTCGTCAGGCGGATTTATCGGCGGTGACAGAAGCGCATTTATTCGATGCCTTGCAGCGTAAGGCGCAGCCGGAGATTGATGAAATACTCAAGTCTGTTGCAAATCAAAGCGCGACCAAAATGCTCGCAAGTTTGACGCGTCTCAACGGTGGTGTTGAGGTGTTAGACGAAGCGGCCGATGTGCTGTCCCATGCCGACGAAGCGGTTAAAAAGGCATTGGGTGATTTACAAGAGATAGCGCAAGGTTTTAAAAAACGTTGGCCTGACAAGTACCTGAATATCGATCTTGCCGAGCTACGCGGATACGCCTACCACACGGGAATTGTGTTCGGCGCCTACGCACCGGGTTATGGGCAGGCCATTGCAGTTGGCGGGCGATATGACGGAATTGGTGAAGTCTTTGGACGCCATCGACCCGCTACCGGTTTTAGTCTGGATCTGACCGCGATTATGGGATTGGATGAAAATATTGCAGACAAGCGCAGTGGTGTATTTGCGCCGTCGTCGGACGACGCGCGACTAGCGAAAAAAGTTGCAGAATTACGTGCGCAGGGTGAACGGGTGATACAAGCCTTGCCAGGTGAAGAAGATGCCAGTGTGGTGTATTGTGACCGCGTGCTGGTGAATGAAGACAATAACTGGATGATCAAAAACCTGAGAAAGTAG
- a CDS encoding PAS domain S-box protein, which yields MGRHLNDTGLRSRAIEASVNAIAFTTLEGKIGYVNRAFLKLWGLNDCKDIIEKNIEIFLSQKDDLKAILEAVPGEGHWIGEVGGIRHDESRFCAQLAASLLFDHEQNPMCIMMSFMDISETKKIQAALARSEETYAKAEAIAHIGSWDWDIINGGLSWTDEIYRIFGQAPKSFGATYEAFLETIHEDDRQKVVDAVNAAVADKNVEYHIEHRIVRIRTGEERVVQERGKVYRNEAGDPIRMIGTVYDITEQKRKDEELRLYRERLEELVEERTLELHKAQAELVRSERLATLGQLTATVSHELRNPLGAIRPSLYYIRKKLSDDQQLVQAYQRIERNIARCDHIIDELLDFTRITTLEREETLFKPWLENLIGEILFPDGIKAKLTFSGPESIVVDTGRLRRAIVNILENAWQAIAENKNSNEKLISIQTKMEAERVAIEIKDSGVGMTDEVLERIFEPLYSTKGFGVGLGMPTVKQIMEQHSGGIEIESIAGSGTTVKLWLPITCVSTGGLSNEACVSRG from the coding sequence GTGGGCAGACATTTGAACGACACCGGTCTCAGAAGTCGCGCAATCGAGGCTTCAGTAAATGCCATAGCTTTTACCACCTTGGAAGGAAAGATTGGATATGTCAATCGCGCCTTTCTCAAGTTGTGGGGACTTAATGATTGCAAGGACATCATTGAAAAAAACATTGAAATCTTTCTTTCTCAAAAAGACGATCTAAAAGCCATCTTGGAAGCGGTTCCTGGCGAAGGACACTGGATAGGCGAGGTTGGTGGTATACGCCATGACGAAAGTCGGTTTTGTGCTCAATTAGCGGCGAGCCTACTATTCGATCACGAACAAAATCCGATGTGTATCATGATGTCGTTCATGGATATTTCTGAAACGAAAAAGATCCAGGCAGCTTTAGCCAGAAGCGAGGAAACCTATGCCAAGGCGGAAGCAATCGCCCATATTGGTAGCTGGGACTGGGACATCATCAATGGAGGTCTCAGTTGGACAGATGAGATCTATCGTATCTTCGGTCAAGCGCCAAAAAGCTTTGGCGCCACCTATGAAGCCTTTCTCGAAACTATACATGAAGATGATAGACAGAAAGTTGTTGACGCAGTAAATGCAGCCGTCGCAGATAAGAATGTCGAATATCATATTGAGCATCGCATAGTTCGAATTCGAACCGGTGAAGAACGAGTCGTTCAAGAGCGCGGAAAGGTTTATCGCAACGAAGCCGGTGACCCGATTCGTATGATTGGAACGGTTTACGACATAACAGAACAAAAACGCAAAGATGAAGAACTTCGACTATACCGTGAGCGCTTGGAAGAATTGGTCGAGGAAAGAACATTAGAATTACACAAGGCCCAGGCCGAACTCGTCAGAAGTGAAAGACTCGCAACACTAGGGCAATTAACCGCGACGGTCAGTCATGAACTGCGTAACCCCTTGGGAGCTATCCGTCCATCGCTTTACTATATTCGTAAGAAATTGTCCGATGATCAGCAATTGGTTCAGGCCTACCAGCGCATAGAGCGCAATATTGCCCGTTGCGATCATATAATAGATGAACTGCTCGACTTTACACGTATTACAACCTTGGAGCGCGAAGAAACTTTATTTAAACCTTGGCTCGAGAATTTGATTGGTGAAATATTGTTTCCAGATGGTATCAAGGCAAAACTAACGTTTTCCGGACCAGAATCCATTGTTGTCGATACCGGTCGGTTGCGAAGAGCCATTGTCAATATACTGGAAAACGCCTGGCAAGCGATTGCTGAAAACAAAAACAGTAATGAAAAACTGATTTCAATACAGACCAAGATGGAAGCTGAACGCGTTGCGATTGAAATAAAAGACAGCGGCGTGGGTATGACTGATGAGGTTCTCGAACGGATTTTCGAGCCGCTATATAGTACCAAAGGTTTTGGCGTAGGCCTGGGTATGCCAACGGTTAAGCAGATTATGGAGCAACATAGCGGCGGTATAGAAATTGAGTCTATTGCAGGTAGCGGGACAACAGTAAAGCTTTGGCTACCTATAACATGTGTTAGCACAGGAGGACTGAGCAATGAAGCGTGTGTTAGTCGTGGATGA
- a CDS encoding response regulator has protein sequence MKRVLVVDDNEDLADGLSMILDDEGYEVYAAYDGKMALEKAREGFDLAFVDIKLPDTNGVTLFSQLTRTYPKSKVILMTGFRIEQVLETVSNGNPVAVLRSNSEPDKVVETAKANRHGIVLVDNPSLGFAEQLKQAISASGAKAAIVTNGEQALDAHRQSTNIIIYELDNTVISGLAEYINIRDQLSGTTVIFLIGEKLNSEQGIDPLRSLSITGCIYKPFDPDQVMDILQRAA, from the coding sequence ATGAAGCGTGTGTTAGTCGTGGATGACAACGAAGACCTGGCTGATGGCTTGTCGATGATACTCGATGATGAAGGCTATGAAGTCTATGCTGCCTATGACGGGAAAATGGCATTGGAAAAGGCGCGCGAAGGATTTGATCTGGCTTTTGTTGATATCAAATTACCAGACACCAACGGGGTCACATTGTTTAGTCAATTGACCAGAACCTATCCAAAATCTAAAGTCATCCTGATGACTGGATTTCGAATTGAACAGGTGCTTGAGACAGTTTCCAATGGGAATCCCGTTGCAGTACTTCGTTCCAATAGTGAACCTGATAAAGTGGTGGAAACGGCTAAGGCAAATCGACACGGCATCGTTTTGGTTGATAATCCCTCGCTTGGTTTTGCTGAGCAATTGAAACAAGCGATTAGTGCATCAGGGGCGAAAGCGGCTATTGTTACAAATGGTGAACAGGCCTTGGATGCTCACCGTCAGTCTACAAATATTATTATTTATGAACTAGACAACACTGTTATATCCGGATTGGCTGAGTACATAAACATCCGTGATCAATTGTCAGGTACAACGGTGATTTTCCTCATAGGAGAAAAACTAAACAGTGAACAGGGTATAGACCCTCTGCGATCACTCTCAATCACTGGTTGTATTTACAAACCCTTCGACCCAGATCAGGTAATGGATATACTTCAACGGGCGGCATAA